A single Endozoicomonas sp. NE40 DNA region contains:
- the cysD gene encoding sulfate adenylyltransferase subunit CysD encodes MSGEQSRHQLNHLKQLEAESIHIIREVTAGFDNPVMLYSIGKDSAVMLHLAMKAFYPGKPPFPLMHVDTLWKFKEMIEFRDQHVKQLGLELIVHTNPEGIKQGIGPFSHGSAKHTDVMKTQALKQALDQYGFDAAFGGARRDEEKSRAKERVYSFRDANHRWDPKNQRPELWNIYNSQIEKGESIRVFPLSNWTELDIWQYIHQENIPIVPLYLSKERPVVERDGNLIMVDDERLPLHEGEEPQMKKVRFRTLGCYPLTGAVESGADTLTEVIQEMLLTNTSERQGRVIDHDSAGSMEKKKQEGYF; translated from the coding sequence ATGTCTGGTGAACAATCACGCCATCAGCTGAATCATCTCAAACAGCTGGAGGCAGAAAGCATTCATATTATTCGTGAAGTGACTGCCGGGTTTGATAACCCGGTGATGCTCTATTCCATTGGCAAGGACTCGGCAGTCATGCTGCACCTTGCCATGAAGGCGTTCTATCCGGGTAAACCTCCCTTTCCTTTAATGCACGTTGATACTCTGTGGAAATTCAAAGAGATGATTGAATTTCGAGATCAGCATGTAAAACAGCTTGGGCTGGAGCTGATTGTTCATACCAATCCGGAAGGTATTAAACAGGGCATTGGCCCGTTCAGCCATGGCAGTGCTAAGCACACTGATGTCATGAAAACCCAGGCATTGAAACAGGCACTGGATCAGTACGGCTTTGATGCCGCTTTTGGCGGAGCCCGCCGTGATGAAGAGAAGTCCAGGGCAAAAGAGCGTGTTTATTCCTTCCGTGATGCAAACCACCGCTGGGACCCGAAAAATCAGCGGCCAGAGCTTTGGAACATCTACAACAGTCAGATAGAGAAAGGTGAAAGCATACGGGTTTTTCCATTGTCTAACTGGACTGAGCTGGATATCTGGCAGTATATCCATCAGGAAAATATCCCGATTGTTCCCCTTTACCTGTCAAAAGAGCGCCCGGTGGTTGAACGGGATGGCAACCTGATTATGGTGGACGATGAACGACTTCCGTTGCATGAAGGTGAAGAGCCACAAATGAAAAAAGTGCGTTTCCGTACTTTAGGCTGCTATCCACTGACCGGTGCAGTGGAATCCGGTGCGGACACGCTGACAGAAGTGATTCAGGAAATGTTGCTGACCAACACCTCGGAACGACAGGGCAGGGTGATTGACCACGACAGCGCAGGCTCCATGGAAAAGAAAAAACAAGAGGGGTATTTCTAA
- a CDS encoding opioid growth factor receptor-related protein encodes MTPSTEPPEAEGLPAPARHIPNSSDRTPGKSLHERKTAVAVKVPPHMGGADKAEVRRLTRDLEQSRDRQAQLEGQKFLCNHLDSLSQQLNQTSGAGTVNYRLVFIPRGKTPVSVIPPEQGGADVQARVQALRQQAKPLVQQARAYFSEGRVEELNRQLAETKREVGQLFNKLEQLQVEPVMAAILPAPTVLRDLSSVLGEPPQNIDPATDDSEFVLIPQPVARPVVPGRPAPSTPPAPFPDAVSAPAPAPAPAPAPVSHKIKTQQWLEFYRSGGRIDGQRFTLEQIRRFTDRQLEDEHDYIQLLFPNMHDSPHNPNAPAQNPQMIQEIRNDPVMQGELQKSLDQMLEFWGLKRIGDDIHVIPGQVSRHAVWVGDFDHNHKRITRVLSCLTECGYVKCAANLEKALQAERQRNRQAPITYWAGVVGYPSNRPLYFSRASG; translated from the coding sequence TTGACTCCTTCCACTGAACCTCCAGAGGCAGAAGGTTTACCTGCACCTGCCAGACATATTCCAAATAGCAGTGACCGGACGCCGGGTAAATCGCTTCATGAGCGTAAGACAGCGGTTGCTGTAAAGGTTCCGCCGCACATGGGAGGGGCTGACAAGGCTGAAGTCAGAAGGCTCACCCGGGATCTTGAACAATCCAGAGACCGGCAGGCGCAGTTAGAAGGACAAAAGTTTCTTTGCAACCACCTCGATAGCCTCTCGCAGCAGCTCAACCAGACTAGTGGAGCAGGAACTGTTAATTATCGACTCGTATTCATACCCAGGGGAAAGACGCCTGTCAGCGTGATTCCTCCTGAGCAGGGGGGGGCTGATGTTCAGGCAAGGGTTCAGGCGTTGCGACAGCAGGCGAAACCGCTTGTCCAGCAGGCCAGGGCGTATTTCTCAGAAGGCAGGGTGGAGGAGCTGAACCGGCAGCTGGCTGAGACAAAGCGCGAAGTTGGACAACTGTTCAATAAGTTGGAACAGCTTCAGGTTGAGCCGGTTATGGCAGCAATATTACCAGCCCCCACCGTGTTAAGGGATCTGAGTTCCGTACTGGGAGAACCCCCGCAAAACATTGACCCCGCGACGGATGACTCGGAATTTGTGCTGATACCTCAGCCTGTTGCCCGGCCTGTAGTACCGGGGCGGCCTGCACCTTCTACCCCACCGGCTCCGTTTCCGGACGCTGTTTCAGCTCCAGCTCCAGCTCCTGCGCCTGCTCCAGCTCCGGTTTCTCACAAAATAAAAACACAACAGTGGTTAGAATTTTACCGGTCCGGGGGGAGAATTGACGGACAACGGTTCACGTTGGAGCAGATAAGACGGTTTACAGACAGACAACTGGAAGACGAGCACGACTATATTCAGCTGTTGTTTCCCAACATGCATGACAGTCCGCATAACCCAAATGCCCCCGCACAAAACCCACAAATGATTCAGGAGATCCGGAATGACCCGGTAATGCAAGGCGAATTGCAAAAGTCTCTGGATCAGATGTTGGAATTCTGGGGATTAAAACGCATCGGAGATGATATACACGTTATTCCTGGGCAGGTAAGCAGGCATGCAGTGTGGGTGGGTGACTTTGACCATAACCACAAACGGATAACCCGAGTGTTAAGTTGCCTGACAGAGTGTGGCTATGTTAAGTGTGCTGCCAATCTGGAAAAAGCGTTGCAAGCTGAAAGGCAGCGAAACCGGCAAGCGCCCATAACGTACTGGGCGGGTGTGGTTGGATATCCTTCGAACAGACCCCTGTACTTTTCCAGAGCCTCAGGCTGA
- a CDS encoding putative adhesin, whose translation MKFPTRSRVKTEKLKSCLKLYTCKNLGDNIQNLIISCHGLFESKCDGSMEPSSHFYTPNWTTLFFYGPHGTPLLGAPHLYMQGSAPPLEAALPQEKVVNYLLLHKSGSSWGDIPDLKEVMVKYRTGEYRTLSQHPFRFYDVVTLEPCEGYYLRLKTVLNILFKTGHCYPRIHCDFCRSRYGDTSLEHLTWPSYRNRPGPGPEDQYTPARQTPGLLDDWVIL comes from the coding sequence ATGAAATTTCCGACACGGTCAAGAGTCAAGACGGAAAAATTAAAATCATGTTTAAAGTTGTACACCTGTAAGAATCTGGGTGATAACATCCAAAACTTGATTATCAGTTGCCATGGCTTGTTTGAGTCTAAGTGTGATGGTTCTATGGAACCCTCAAGTCACTTTTATACACCAAACTGGACAACACTCTTTTTCTACGGCCCTCACGGTACACCACTATTAGGCGCGCCTCACCTTTACATGCAAGGAAGTGCTCCTCCTTTGGAAGCAGCTTTACCACAAGAAAAAGTGGTTAATTATCTTTTGTTGCACAAAAGTGGCTCGTCCTGGGGCGACATTCCGGATCTTAAGGAAGTGATGGTGAAATACCGAACCGGCGAGTATCGAACTTTGTCACAACATCCTTTTCGTTTTTATGATGTTGTTACTCTGGAGCCATGCGAAGGCTACTACTTACGTCTTAAAACAGTCCTAAATATCTTATTTAAGACGGGTCATTGCTATCCCAGAATTCATTGTGATTTTTGTCGCTCCCGTTACGGAGATACAAGCCTGGAGCACTTGACCTGGCCTAGTTATAGAAATCGTCCTGGTCCTGGTCCTGAAGATCAATACACTCCAGCCAGACAAACTCCAGGCCTGCTGGATGATTGGGTCATCCTCTAG
- a CDS encoding Nif3-like dinuclear metal center hexameric protein encodes MGISLKRLMEKLDDELQPGLFRDYCPNGLQVEGKQDINRIVTGVTACQALIDKAIELQADAIFVHHGYFWKGEDATITGMKRRRIEALLRHNISLITYHLPLDGHPTMGNNARLANLMQWSTKGGMESTPRPVGSWGNVAGVQTVQELSEQLEQQLGRKPLVIEGGSHDITTVAWCTGGAQKMIEEAHALGVDAYVSGEISESTVHFARENGIHYFSAGHHATERYGVQAVGAWLEQEFDIEHLFVDIPSPV; translated from the coding sequence ATGGGCATTTCCCTCAAAAGGCTGATGGAAAAACTGGATGATGAACTTCAGCCAGGGTTGTTCAGGGATTATTGCCCCAATGGTTTGCAGGTCGAGGGCAAACAGGATATTAACCGGATTGTAACCGGAGTCACCGCCTGTCAGGCATTGATCGACAAGGCTATTGAGTTGCAGGCGGATGCCATTTTTGTGCATCACGGCTATTTCTGGAAAGGGGAAGACGCCACGATTACCGGTATGAAGCGTCGCCGGATTGAAGCGCTGCTCAGGCACAATATCAGCCTGATTACCTATCACCTGCCACTGGATGGTCACCCGACCATGGGTAACAATGCCCGGCTGGCAAATCTTATGCAATGGTCAACAAAAGGTGGTATGGAATCAACACCACGGCCTGTGGGTAGCTGGGGCAACGTGGCGGGCGTTCAAACTGTTCAAGAGCTATCAGAACAACTGGAGCAGCAACTGGGGCGGAAACCTCTGGTGATTGAAGGCGGTTCTCATGACATAACAACCGTCGCCTGGTGTACGGGTGGGGCGCAGAAGATGATTGAAGAGGCTCACGCCCTGGGTGTTGATGCTTATGTGAGTGGCGAAATCTCGGAGTCCACTGTTCATTTTGCCCGGGAGAATGGCATTCATTACTTCAGTGCTGGCCATCATGCCACTGAGCGTTATGGGGTTCAGGCGGTGGGTGCATGGTTGGAGCAGGAATTCGATATTGAACACCTGTTTGTCGATATCCCGTCTCCGGTTTAG
- a CDS encoding S1C family serine protease, with translation MKKILLQIGLPVFVGLVIGLLVIVIKPEVAGFKEDSFTAFFSTLSNRSTNLLGTGQVSYRHAVKKAAPAVVNIATASLDRSGTSVTPMPYRNSPDTDANRGSGVIVSPDGYLLTNNHVIQGAERIYVSMQDGREEIASVVGRDPDTDLAVLKIDLKDLPSIHLADSSKAEVGDVVLAIGNPFGLGQTVTMGIISATGRDDLRLNTYEDFIQTDAAINVGNSGGALVNAYGELIGINTLLFTRGGGNEGVGFAIPSRMAEFVMESIIKYGRVIRGWLGIESQPLSAQLAQAYDIKTNSGILISGVYQGGPADQAGLRRGDILTGINNVSTTDGNKVMNMVAQVPPGTEVTLQILRDNKPVELKARVSTRPRMVN, from the coding sequence ATGAAAAAAATTCTTCTGCAAATTGGCCTTCCTGTTTTTGTTGGCCTTGTTATTGGACTTCTGGTGATTGTCATCAAACCTGAGGTGGCTGGTTTTAAGGAAGACAGCTTTACTGCATTCTTCAGCACGTTGTCCAACCGCAGTACCAACCTGCTGGGAACCGGTCAGGTTTCTTATCGCCATGCGGTCAAAAAGGCTGCTCCGGCAGTGGTGAACATTGCCACCGCCTCTCTGGATCGTTCCGGCACATCAGTAACCCCTATGCCGTATCGCAACAGCCCTGATACGGACGCTAACCGGGGCTCAGGCGTTATTGTCAGTCCTGATGGCTACCTGCTCACCAATAACCATGTGATACAGGGAGCAGAGCGAATTTATGTTTCCATGCAGGACGGCCGTGAAGAAATCGCCTCGGTGGTTGGTCGGGACCCTGATACTGACCTGGCGGTACTGAAAATCGACCTGAAAGACCTGCCCAGCATTCATCTGGCCGACTCCAGTAAAGCAGAAGTCGGTGATGTTGTGCTGGCTATCGGTAACCCGTTTGGCCTTGGGCAGACCGTGACCATGGGCATCATCAGTGCCACCGGACGGGATGATCTGCGACTCAATACCTACGAGGATTTTATCCAGACCGACGCAGCCATTAACGTTGGTAATTCCGGCGGAGCTCTGGTCAACGCCTATGGTGAGCTGATTGGTATCAATACTCTGTTGTTTACCCGGGGAGGTGGCAACGAGGGGGTAGGCTTTGCCATTCCTTCCAGAATGGCAGAGTTCGTTATGGAATCCATTATCAAGTACGGGCGGGTGATTCGTGGCTGGCTGGGCATTGAATCCCAGCCTCTCAGTGCTCAGCTGGCTCAGGCTTATGATATAAAAACCAATTCCGGTATCCTGATTTCCGGTGTCTATCAGGGCGGCCCTGCGGATCAGGCCGGTTTGCGCCGGGGCGATATTCTGACCGGTATCAACAATGTCAGCACCACCGATGGCAACAAAGTCATGAACATGGTGGCTCAGGTGCCACCGGGAACAGAAGTGACATTGCAAATTCTGCGTGACAACAAACCCGTAGAGCTAAAAGCAAGAGTCAGTACACGCCCGAGGATGGTTAACTGA
- the hisD gene encoding histidinol dehydrogenase, with the protein MTTKILKPARLDYHDDNFRQQLAHLLAWESVSDDKVHGIVKDIITAVRKRGDGALLDYSRRFDRVSASSMKELTVSEQQLQNALDAIPGEQREALETAAARIRSYHKRQVLESWTYKERHGTKLGQKVQPMDRVGLYVPGGQATYPSSVLMNAIPAHVAGVEEIIMVVPTPDGVINDMVLAAAALAGVHKVFTIGGAQAIAALAYGTETVPRVDKIVGPGNIYVATAKREVFGQVGIDMIAGPSEIMVVCDGLTDPDWIAMDLFSQAEHDEDAQAILVSDDLEFLHEVDDCMNHLVQDLERREIIKASINKRGALIHVPNMKVACDVVNHIAPEHLELSVANPEVLLPDIRHAGAIFMGRHTAEALGDYCAGPNHVLPTSGTARFSSPLGVYDFQKRSSLIHFSDKGASEMGKVASVLARGESLTAHARSAEFRIRK; encoded by the coding sequence ATGACAACAAAAATACTGAAACCTGCCCGTCTGGATTATCACGATGACAACTTCAGACAACAGCTTGCGCATCTTCTGGCATGGGAAAGCGTGTCGGATGATAAGGTTCACGGCATCGTTAAGGACATCATAACCGCTGTTCGCAAACGGGGCGACGGAGCGCTACTGGACTACAGTCGTCGTTTTGATCGAGTGTCTGCCAGTTCAATGAAAGAGCTGACCGTCAGTGAGCAGCAGCTGCAGAATGCGTTAGATGCCATTCCTGGCGAACAGCGCGAAGCACTGGAAACTGCTGCCGCCAGAATTCGCAGTTACCATAAACGACAGGTGCTGGAATCCTGGACCTACAAAGAGCGCCACGGCACAAAGCTTGGACAGAAGGTTCAGCCAATGGATCGTGTCGGGCTGTATGTGCCGGGAGGTCAGGCAACATACCCCTCATCAGTGTTGATGAACGCTATTCCTGCACATGTGGCGGGTGTAGAAGAAATTATTATGGTGGTGCCGACGCCAGACGGTGTGATCAATGATATGGTTCTGGCCGCCGCTGCTCTGGCTGGCGTGCATAAAGTCTTTACCATTGGCGGGGCTCAGGCGATTGCTGCTCTGGCTTATGGCACAGAAACAGTGCCTCGGGTAGACAAGATTGTAGGCCCGGGAAATATCTATGTGGCGACCGCAAAGCGGGAAGTCTTTGGACAGGTGGGCATTGATATGATTGCGGGACCTTCAGAGATTATGGTGGTCTGCGACGGTTTAACCGACCCTGACTGGATTGCCATGGACCTGTTCTCCCAGGCTGAACATGATGAAGACGCTCAGGCCATTCTGGTTTCCGATGACCTTGAATTTTTACATGAAGTGGATGACTGCATGAACCATCTGGTGCAGGACCTGGAGCGCAGGGAGATTATTAAAGCTTCGATCAATAAGCGTGGAGCCCTGATTCATGTACCCAATATGAAAGTGGCCTGTGATGTCGTTAATCATATTGCGCCGGAGCATCTGGAGTTGTCTGTGGCAAACCCGGAAGTCCTGTTGCCGGATATCCGGCATGCCGGTGCGATTTTTATGGGTCGTCATACCGCTGAAGCGCTGGGTGATTACTGCGCAGGTCCTAATCATGTATTACCGACCTCGGGAACAGCTCGGTTTTCTTCACCCCTAGGCGTTTATGATTTTCAGAAACGTTCATCCCTGATTCATTTTTCGGACAAGGGAGCCTCTGAAATGGGTAAAGTGGCTTCGGTGCTGGCCAGGGGAGAATCCTTAACAGCTCACGCCCGGTCGGCGGAATTCAGGATCAGGAAGTAG
- the hisG gene encoding ATP phosphoribosyltransferase, translating into MSSQITIALSKGRILKDTLPLLKAAGIELAEDPGQSRKLIIPTTHPDVNLLIVRASDVPTYVEYGAADIGVAGKDVLLEHGSTELYEPLDLNIARCKLMTAGKVGVPEPEGRIRVATKFVNLARQYYASIGRQADIIKLYGSMELAPLVGLADIIIDVVDTGNTLRANGLEPRDLIRTISSRLVVNKASMKVKHDAVSQLIDQMSRAVQETC; encoded by the coding sequence ATGTCCAGTCAGATTACCATTGCTCTCTCCAAAGGGCGTATCCTCAAAGACACTTTGCCTTTGCTTAAGGCGGCCGGTATCGAACTGGCAGAAGATCCGGGTCAGAGCCGTAAGCTGATTATTCCCACTACCCATCCTGACGTGAACCTGCTGATTGTGCGTGCCAGTGATGTACCAACCTATGTAGAATATGGTGCGGCTGATATAGGGGTTGCGGGAAAGGATGTGCTGCTTGAGCATGGTTCGACAGAACTCTATGAACCACTGGACCTGAATATCGCCCGCTGCAAGCTGATGACAGCAGGAAAAGTCGGTGTTCCCGAACCTGAGGGACGTATCAGAGTGGCGACCAAGTTCGTCAATCTTGCCAGACAATACTATGCTTCCATTGGCCGGCAGGCAGATATCATCAAACTTTACGGTTCAATGGAGCTGGCACCGCTGGTGGGGCTGGCTGATATCATTATCGATGTGGTGGATACCGGCAATACGCTGCGTGCCAACGGCCTTGAACCCAGAGACCTGATACGAACCATTTCTTCACGGCTGGTGGTGAACAAAGCCTCCATGAAGGTTAAACACGACGCTGTCAGCCAGTTAATTGATCAAATGTCCCGCGCTGTTCAGGAGACATGCTGA
- the murA gene encoding UDP-N-acetylglucosamine 1-carboxyvinyltransferase: MDKLIITGGNRLDGEIRISGAKNSALPILAATLLADDPVTVCNLPHLHDITTMFELFGCMGVDLMVDERMNVEVHASTIKQLRAPYELVKTMRASILVLGPLLARFGRAEVSLPGGCAIGSRPVDLHIRGLQAMGADIVVEDGYIKASIKDRLKGARIFMDTVTVTGTENILMAACLADGETIIENAAREPEVVDLADCLMTMGAKIEGAGTDTIRVQGVERLNGCTYSVLPDRIETGTYLIAAAATGGRVRLKDTQPDILDAILLKLREAGACVEWGEDWIELDMKGKRPQAVDLKTAPYPAMPTDIQAQFTALNIIAEGTGHITETVFENRFMHVQEMKRMGADVVVEGNTVIIKGVENLKAAPVMATDLRASASLVIAGLVAEGDTRVERIYHIDRGYECIEEKLQQLGASIRRVAG; this comes from the coding sequence ATGGATAAATTGATCATTACAGGCGGAAATCGTCTGGACGGCGAAATTCGGATTTCCGGCGCCAAGAACTCCGCTTTGCCTATTCTGGCTGCGACTCTGCTGGCTGACGACCCGGTAACGGTTTGCAACCTGCCTCACCTGCACGATATTACGACCATGTTTGAGCTGTTTGGCTGCATGGGCGTAGACCTGATGGTGGACGAACGCATGAACGTAGAAGTTCATGCCAGCACCATCAAACAGCTGCGAGCCCCTTACGAACTGGTTAAAACCATGCGGGCCTCCATTCTGGTACTGGGACCGCTGCTGGCTCGTTTTGGCCGTGCTGAAGTTTCCCTGCCGGGTGGCTGTGCGATTGGTAGCCGTCCGGTAGACCTGCACATCCGCGGCCTGCAGGCGATGGGAGCGGATATCGTTGTGGAAGACGGTTACATCAAGGCGAGCATCAAGGATCGTCTGAAAGGCGCCCGTATCTTTATGGATACCGTCACAGTAACCGGTACTGAGAACATTCTGATGGCGGCCTGTCTGGCAGACGGCGAAACCATTATTGAAAACGCTGCCCGCGAACCGGAAGTGGTGGATCTGGCTGACTGCCTGATGACCATGGGCGCCAAAATTGAAGGTGCGGGTACCGACACGATCCGTGTTCAGGGTGTTGAACGCCTGAACGGCTGCACCTACTCTGTACTGCCTGACCGCATTGAAACCGGTACTTACCTGATTGCTGCAGCAGCCACCGGTGGCCGCGTTCGCCTGAAAGATACTCAACCAGACATTCTGGATGCCATTCTGCTGAAACTGCGTGAAGCCGGTGCCTGCGTTGAGTGGGGTGAAGACTGGATTGAGCTGGATATGAAAGGTAAGCGACCACAGGCCGTTGACCTGAAAACCGCACCTTATCCGGCAATGCCTACGGATATTCAGGCGCAGTTCACAGCGCTGAACATCATTGCAGAAGGCACCGGACACATCACTGAAACCGTGTTCGAAAACCGCTTTATGCACGTTCAGGAAATGAAACGCATGGGCGCTGACGTGGTGGTCGAAGGCAATACCGTGATTATCAAAGGGGTGGAAAACCTTAAAGCGGCCCCGGTCATGGCGACCGACCTGCGTGCTTCTGCCAGCCTGGTCATTGCCGGTCTGGTAGCGGAAGGTGATACCCGGGTTGAGCGTATTTACCACATCGACCGTGGTTACGAATGTATTGAAGAGAAGCTGCAACAGCTGGGTGCCAGTATTCGCCGCGTTGCGGGGTAA
- a CDS encoding BolA family protein, giving the protein MLATQVKALLEEKIQGSEVLVEGEGCDFRLTIISDEFQGAMPVKRQQMVYQHLNGMIASGEIHAVTMVTLTQSEWQQRNS; this is encoded by the coding sequence ATGCTAGCCACCCAGGTAAAGGCGCTGCTGGAAGAGAAAATTCAAGGTTCTGAGGTTCTGGTTGAAGGGGAGGGCTGTGACTTTCGCCTGACCATCATCAGTGATGAATTTCAGGGTGCCATGCCAGTGAAACGCCAGCAAATGGTGTATCAGCACCTGAACGGGATGATTGCCAGCGGTGAGATTCATGCGGTGACCATGGTGACTCTGACGCAGTCTGAATGGCAGCAGCGCAACAGTTAA
- a CDS encoding STAS domain-containing protein, translating into MPLERLEPGLYALKGIVTFDNAAVVEEYGRQLLQSELQAGQSSVRISFKELHKGDSATLSVCLSWLRLAENYNTAFCFSDIPVELQALAKVCGIDKLLEASSCPSG; encoded by the coding sequence ATGCCACTGGAACGCCTTGAACCGGGTCTCTATGCCCTTAAGGGTATAGTGACTTTTGATAACGCTGCTGTGGTGGAAGAATACGGTCGCCAGCTGCTGCAGAGCGAACTGCAGGCCGGTCAGTCTTCAGTCAGGATAAGCTTTAAGGAACTCCACAAGGGCGACAGTGCTACCCTTTCTGTTTGCCTGTCCTGGCTGCGGCTGGCTGAAAACTACAACACGGCTTTCTGCTTTTCTGACATTCCTGTGGAACTACAGGCCCTTGCCAAGGTCTGTGGTATCGATAAGCTGCTCGAAGCGTCTTCCTGCCCGTCTGGCTGA
- a CDS encoding MlaC/ttg2D family ABC transporter substrate-binding protein yields the protein MSKTMVVSIRQFFFGVVTLLLASTALAAPQIQPPEIEVEKITRNLLNLFDKNKEEYKKDRDGFVKEVDRLLSPVVAFDQIARYVMGKYTRRSPEQVDKFEATFKDSLLRFYSNALLSLDDTSLTIESVEKTPESQLKKYIAGDISRIPVKMSVRTSTRSVDIFYSMVHTDGRWKLRNITVDGINIAKQFQTQFADAVDRYGKVETVVDNWAEIMRGKDIKAGK from the coding sequence ATGAGCAAAACAATGGTTGTTTCAATACGGCAGTTTTTCTTCGGAGTCGTCACCTTGCTGTTGGCATCAACAGCTTTGGCAGCGCCGCAGATACAGCCTCCCGAAATTGAAGTGGAGAAGATTACCCGGAATTTACTGAACCTGTTTGACAAAAATAAAGAAGAATACAAAAAAGACCGGGATGGTTTTGTTAAAGAAGTGGATCGCCTGTTATCACCGGTGGTGGCTTTTGACCAGATTGCCCGTTATGTCATGGGAAAATACACCCGACGCAGCCCCGAACAGGTCGATAAGTTTGAAGCCACCTTCAAGGACAGCCTGCTGAGATTTTACAGCAATGCCTTACTGTCACTGGATGACACCAGTCTGACCATTGAATCTGTGGAGAAAACCCCTGAAAGCCAGCTGAAAAAGTACATTGCCGGAGATATCAGCCGTATCCCGGTGAAGATGAGTGTCAGAACCAGTACCCGGAGTGTTGATATTTTCTACTCCATGGTACACACCGACGGTCGCTGGAAACTGCGTAATATTACGGTGGACGGTATCAATATTGCCAAACAGTTCCAGACCCAGTTTGCCGACGCTGTGGATCGCTATGGCAAGGTTGAGACGGTAGTGGATAACTGGGCTGAGATTATGCGGGGCAAAGACATAAAAGCGGGTAAATAA